The window CTCAAGCAATGTCCGTACAATTTCCAATCGCTGATGACGTAATGAAGGATCGAAGGAAACAGTAACGGCTTCGTGCAATGGTGTTTGCCCGAAATCATTCTGGACATTGATATTCTGCCCCTGTCTGATCAATTCCGACACCATTTGTGGAAGACCAAACACTGCATTGTGAAGTGGCGTGTTGTGGGCGGTGTCTTCAATGTTTACTGGCTGGCTGTCGGCTTGAGCTTCGATGTCAGAGGAACCAGAATGCCTGATGACTCCAGTTTGATCGAGAAAAAAACAATCTGTTCCTGTTGGAAAAAACCTGTCCTGAACACTGGGTCGAGCCGTGAGGGTAAAACCGGCTTCGAGAGTTGAAATTTGGGCGTTGCGGCGCAGGCTGATGAGGTACCCATCCACCCAGATATAAGTGATTGGGTCAGGTGCGAACTCACGCCGGGTATAGGATCCGGCTTCGCTCAGGTTTGGTTCCGGAAACCAGACGTCTCTCAAATCATCCGAAAAACTGCCACAGCCGGCACCCTGCTGGTACATAAGCTGAGCCTTGTGCAGATACCGCAATTTCATCAAAATCACGGCGGTATTCCGCTCGGGCGAGAGGGACCACTGAATCCACTGATACAGCGGAGAACCAGAAACAGCCTGAAAAAAGATCAACCAGCTCCCAATTGTCACTATACCAGCCACAAACCAGACAAGCGGGCGATTCCAAAACTCATAGGACTGTATTCTGGCTCTTCCCTTCAAGAACAAATTGACGGTTCCTGAATTCAGCCAAACTTTTGAGCAACGGGTACAGGTATTTGTTTGGGGGTTAAAACAATCTGATTGGTGGCAGATATTACAGCGCACGGGATCAGATTCAGCACAAATCTTCAAACCATCCATAAGGTTTGATCCTCACAGAAAACAAAATAGGCGGGGCTTGAACTGTGCAGGGTTTGAACTGTGCGGAGATTAAGAAATTTGGAGAAAAGCAATACTTTTCGATTTGCTGCACTATAGCTGAGGGATCTGCAAAAGAAAACGCTTTCAACTGGATTCACAAAAGATGGGCGATGGAGACTGCCATCAATGTAATTCGTTGTCATCACAGAGTTTATGCTTCAGTGAATGCTCAATTTCGAAGGCATTTCAATTATGAGAAAAAGTTCAGCATTTCAGGAGAAATTTCGGGAGCAGGGTCTTGCGCAATGCGTCAATCTTCAGTAATATGAATGACGATTCATTCAGTCAAAAAAACAAGCACTCAAACCAAGAAAAAATTGCTTACTGTGTGTGTCAACCAGGCAGCGAACGGCTTCACACCTCCTTCCTCGAACCGACGCTTCCTCTCTCCCAAACCCTTCTTCCCCAAGATCTTTGCGCATGGCTATGGCCACATTGAACCGAACTGCTTTGCCTTCTTCCAGCCGTACGAACGGAAAACATCAAGCCATCTTACGGGCGGCCACCAAAGTATTTGCTCGCAACGGTTTTTTTAATTCAAAAGTGGCGGATGTGGCCCGTGAGGCCGGTGTGGCGGATGGAACGGTGTATCTGTACTTCAAAAACAAGGATGATTTGCTGCTCTCGATCATCAACGAAGCCCTCGAAATCGCCCACGAACGCCTGAGTCAGGAACTCCCACTTTTTTCCGATCCATTTGAAAAATTGCGCCGCATGGCCGAACTCCACCTGGAGTTTATGGGCAGTGACCGGGACTTAGCCGTGGTGTTCGAGGTTGAAATTCGCCAGTCAACCAAGTTTATGGAGCAGTTTTCAACCACCAAACTGAGCGCATACTTCAAACTCATCCGACAAATTATTGAAGAAGGCCAGCAAAGCGGGCATTTTCGCAACGATTTCAATGCGCAAATTGCCACCAAGATCTTTTTTGGCGCCCTTGATGAAATGGTCACCAACTGGATCTTGAGCCATAAAGCCTACAATTTGGCCGACTACGCCCGGCCAGTGGTCGAGTTACTCTTTCGTGGTTTTGCCAAGCCCAGCGAAGCCTCAGCAACCCAAACTGCCTGATTCTTGTTTTTCCGTGATTCCGCCGTGTCAGGACACCTGGTCCTGAATGATTCCGGATGTTCCAGACGATATTTTCCCATTCCACTCCAGAGGATTGTTGATCATGCAAGCAACGGCAGCCGCACCCACACCAAAAGCCGGCCAACCCCGGACCATTAATGAAATTTTTGCTCAGGCGATTCAAAATCACCGCAAAGACGATGCCTTTGCCTACAAACACAATGGCGAGTGGATCAAAGTCTCACATGATGTGTTTGTGAGCCAGGTCCGCGAAGCACGCGAGGGCTTTCTGAAACTTGGCATCAAACGCGGTGACCGACTTGGGCTTTTGTCAGAGAACCGACTCGAATGGACCATTACGGACCTCGCCATGCTCAGTTGTGGCGGGATTACCGTTCCGATCTATGCGACCCAAACCCCGCAGCAGGTAACCTATATCCTCAATGACTGCGAAGCTGAGGTGTTGTGCCTGTCCAATGCCAAGCAACTTGGCAAAGTCATGGGCGAACTGGCCAATCTGCCGCATATCCGCGCGATTGTCACTCTTGACCAGCTTCAGCGCCCAGCCGAACTCCCGGACCGCATTACCTTTTTGAGCTTTGAAAAACTCCGCCAGACTGGAAGCAGCACAGCAGCCAGCACCAGTGATTTTTTGAAGGAACTGGTCGCGGCGGCCAACCCGGACGACCTCGCCACGCTGATTTATACCTCAGGCACGACTGGCGAGCCCAAAGGCGTGATGCTCACACACTCCAACATTACTTCAAATGCGCTGGCTGGGGTTGAACGCATTGAGTGTACCGCCCAAGACATCGCACTTTCATACCTGCCGCTCTCCCATATTTATGAGCGGACGGTGATGTATGTCTTTATTTTTGCTGGGGTCAGCGTCTACTTCGCCGAAAGTGTTGATGCCATTGCCGCCAACCTGGCCGAAGTCAAGCCGACTGTCATGACCAGCGTGCCCCGGATCTTTGAGAAAATTCTGGCCAAAATCGAAACTGGAGTGAAGGAAGCCGGAGGGTTGAAGGCCAAAATGTATGCCTGGGCCATGAAAAACGGGAAAGAGTATGCCCGGATGGTCAATGACGGCAAACCGGTTCCCTTTTTCCTCAAATTCCAGCGCGATTTGGGGTACAGCCTGGTTCTGAGCAAAATTAAAAACCGAATTGCCCCACGGGTCCGCTTTTTCTCCTCCGGCGGCGCGGCGCTTTCTGAAGAAATCGCCTACAGTTTTGAAGCCATGGGCTTGCCGATTTTGCAAGGCTACGGCCTGACCGAAACGTCACCAGTAATTTGCGGAAATTCCCTGCAGGAAAATCGCTATGGCACGGTGGGCAAACCGATGCGCGGCGTTGATGTCAAGATTGCCGAAGATGGCGAAATCCTCGCCCGTGGCCCAAACATCATGCGCGGCTATTACAAACGCCCAGAGGCTACGGCTGAAGTCATGAAAGACGGCTGGTTTCACACCGGGGACATCGGCCATTTTGACGCCGATGGCTATTTGAAGATCACTGACCGCAAGAAAGACCTGTTCAAAACGTCAGGCGGCAAGTATGTTGCGCCGCAACCGATTGAAAACAAGCTCGTTGCATCACACAACATCCAGCAGGCAATTGTGATTGGAAACGAACGCAAATTCCCAGCCGTGATCATCGTGCCTGATTGGGACGTGATTATGGAACTCGTCAAAACCCACGGAATCAAATATAAAGAGCGAACGGAACTGCTCGACCATCCCAAGATCCTGGAGTACTTCCAGAAAGAAGTGGATCGCTTAACGCCGGATCTGGCGAGCTACGAAAAACCGAAAAAAGTTGTGCTTCTGGAACAGGAACTGACCATTGAAGGTGGCGAATTAACGCCGACCCTCAAGGTCAAGCGCCGCGTGGTGGATCTCAAATACAAAGACGTGATTGACAAGATTTACCAGGAGAAATAATACCGGTTCCAGCGAAGGGCTGAGCCTTCAAGCAAGCTGTCCGATTGACCAGAGAATTTGCTCTCAAAAATCGCTATGAAATTGAAAGTTGTCATCCATCAAGCGGAAGAAGGCGGATACTGGGCAGAAGTACCTTCAATCCCAGGATGTGCCACCCAAGGTGAAACATTCGAGGAATTGCTCAACAACCTGTACGAAGCTGTTGAAGGGTGTTTGGCAGTTGATGTGTCGCCATTTCTGACGGATGAGCGTGCCAGGGTCATGGAAATTGCAGTATGAAATCTGTCTCTGGCAAAGAATTTGCCAAAGTCCTTGAACGCCATGGATGGAGTCTGCTCCGAGTTCAGGGAAGTCATCATATCTATGGAAAAGCTGGACTCCCAGTCAGAATTTCAGTTCCAATTCATGGGAATCAGCCTTTGAAAACAGGACTTCTCTGAACCTTATTAAAAGCCGCTGGATTATCTGAATCCGACCTGTAATTTTATTTTTTTGCAAAGGAAGTTGTTCATGAACCGCAAGTTGGAAAAAGCAGCAGTACTAGGAGCCGGAGTTATGGGCGCACAAATTGCCGCTCATCTGGCGAATGCAGGTGTGAGTGTCACCCTGCTCGATATTGTGCCCCCCAGCTTACACCCGGCTGAAGAAGCCGCCGGGTTAACACTGGCCGACCCGAAAGTCCGCAATCGGTTTGCCGCTCAAGCAGTGGAAAACATGCACAAGATGAAGCTGGCACCGTTTTTCACTCGCGAACAGGCGGCGTTGATCCGCACAGGG is drawn from Acidobacteriota bacterium and contains these coding sequences:
- a CDS encoding TetR/AcrR family transcriptional regulator, yielding MAMATLNRTALPSSSRTNGKHQAILRAATKVFARNGFFNSKVADVAREAGVADGTVYLYFKNKDDLLLSIINEALEIAHERLSQELPLFSDPFEKLRRMAELHLEFMGSDRDLAVVFEVEIRQSTKFMEQFSTTKLSAYFKLIRQIIEEGQQSGHFRNDFNAQIATKIFFGALDEMVTNWILSHKAYNLADYARPVVELLFRGFAKPSEASATQTA
- a CDS encoding long-chain fatty acid--CoA ligase; its protein translation is MQATAAAPTPKAGQPRTINEIFAQAIQNHRKDDAFAYKHNGEWIKVSHDVFVSQVREAREGFLKLGIKRGDRLGLLSENRLEWTITDLAMLSCGGITVPIYATQTPQQVTYILNDCEAEVLCLSNAKQLGKVMGELANLPHIRAIVTLDQLQRPAELPDRITFLSFEKLRQTGSSTAASTSDFLKELVAAANPDDLATLIYTSGTTGEPKGVMLTHSNITSNALAGVERIECTAQDIALSYLPLSHIYERTVMYVFIFAGVSVYFAESVDAIAANLAEVKPTVMTSVPRIFEKILAKIETGVKEAGGLKAKMYAWAMKNGKEYARMVNDGKPVPFFLKFQRDLGYSLVLSKIKNRIAPRVRFFSSGGAALSEEIAYSFEAMGLPILQGYGLTETSPVICGNSLQENRYGTVGKPMRGVDVKIAEDGEILARGPNIMRGYYKRPEATAEVMKDGWFHTGDIGHFDADGYLKITDRKKDLFKTSGGKYVAPQPIENKLVASHNIQQAIVIGNERKFPAVIIVPDWDVIMELVKTHGIKYKERTELLDHPKILEYFQKEVDRLTPDLASYEKPKKVVLLEQELTIEGGELTPTLKVKRRVVDLKYKDVIDKIYQEK
- a CDS encoding type II toxin-antitoxin system HicB family antitoxin; translation: MKLKVVIHQAEEGGYWAEVPSIPGCATQGETFEELLNNLYEAVEGCLAVDVSPFLTDERARVMEIAV
- a CDS encoding type II toxin-antitoxin system HicA family toxin, whose amino-acid sequence is MKSVSGKEFAKVLERHGWSLLRVQGSHHIYGKAGLPVRISVPIHGNQPLKTGLL